A single window of Nicotiana sylvestris chromosome 5, ASM39365v2, whole genome shotgun sequence DNA harbors:
- the LOC104246918 gene encoding uncharacterized protein: MQSYLDKLQMTLHRIKEWTLDHVPQEQNSEVDTLANLGSSVEEDDIISGTVVQLSKSVVEEGHVEINSTSLTWDWGNKYINYLKYGKLPAHLKESRILRTKANRFTLDENRMLYRRTFNGPLVVCLGPGDTDYVLREIHEDTCGNHSGADSLIRKVIRGGYYCDTMGNDTKDFVRKCDKMPKICTDDPSTW, translated from the coding sequence ATGCAGAGTTACTTGGACAAACTTCAAATGACATTGCACCGCATCAAGGAGTGGACGCTGGATCATGTACCTCAAGAGCAGAATAGCGAGGTCGATACCCTTGCAAACTTAGGATCATCGGTCGAAGAAGATGATATTatctcggggactgtcgtccaacTATCGAAGTCTGTGGTCGAAGAAGGCCATGTAGAGATTAATTCAACAAGTTTAACGTGGGATTGGGGGAACAAGTACATCAACTACCTGAAGTACGGGAAGCTCCCCGCACACCTAAAGGAGTCGAGAATACTTCGAACCAAAGCAAATCGATTCACACTCGATGAAAATCGAATGTTGTATAGAAGAACCTTCAATGGACCACTGGTAGTGTGCTTGGGACCTGGGGATACTGATTACGTACTGCGAGAAATCCACGAGGATACTTGTGGGAACCATTCTGGTGCAGACTCTCTGATTCGCAAGGTGATCAGAGGGGGGTACTATTGCGATACCATGGGAAATGATACCAAGGATTTCGTTCGAAAGTGTGACAAAATGCCAaaaatttgcaccgatgatccatcaacctGGTGA